The Prunus persica cultivar Lovell chromosome G7, Prunus_persica_NCBIv2, whole genome shotgun sequence genome has a segment encoding these proteins:
- the LOC18770591 gene encoding protein NTM1-like 9: MIAEGRMSSSMSTTEESVLDLLPKFRFHPSEEEMVNLLKNKVEGQDSQAMPDEIVDKPWDLPDNESIQLFCRFLKRMMQGKASQSIPEIDVYKYEPWDLAELMFPDSPYQPRAWFSFSRPDYKYANSSRCNRATGKGFWKITGKPRQVKSRQLPKSVTCKKRTLTFHEGRVSKSRNTGWVRQEYYLTPTDPGSNPNQLSGFVLCRMKNKSTDNESDDKKQQDVSICVESADPGIAGCMASNSELDQAAGIHLIPEAEEHLTYKELEHVLLGSGNQNDGEPNGFVSSDFDDMIQELCAKGGEYLDSPSPPERPHQHQLPQLGNVPVTGDYVGSNSNNQAAAINHMIPHPEDFLTYKELEHVLGTCNPDAGEPGGCVSSNMLQKLCAQLGEELDSPIPPPGPPELGNATYVYTDECSSWPSPIGDNDSSLPNKNSIPTNYESKPVSYDSKPVSNTASNFENQTRISEVYSQAEENLESFFRQFELEGDFLHANNYIGCNESQSATLFPQSS; encoded by the exons ATGATTG CTGAAGGAAGGATGAGCAGCAGTATGAGCACAACAGAAGAATCAGTGCTTGATTTGCTGCCCAAGTTCAGATTCCATCCCTCTGAGGAGGAAATGGTGAACCTTTTGAAGAATAAGGTGGAGGGCCAGGACTCCCAAGCCATGCCTGATGAAATCGTTGACAAGCCTTGGGATTTACCTGATAATGAATCTATCCAACTTTTTTGTCGCTTCTTGAAGAGGATGATGCAGGGCAAGGCCTCCCAATCCATCCCTGAAATCGATGTCTACAAGTACGAGCCTTGGGATTTAGCTG AGCTCATGTTCCCAGACTCTCCATATCAACCTAGGGCCTGGTTCTCCTTCAGCCGACCTGATTACAAATATGCCAACAGTAGTCGCTGCAACAGGGCCACAGGGAAGGGCTTCTGGAAAATCACAGGCAAGCCACGACAAGTCAAGTCTCGACAACTCCCCAAATCGGTCACTTGCAAAAAGAGGACCTTGACCTTCCATGAAGGTCGTGTGTCTAAGTCCAGGAACACCGGCTGGGTCAGGCAGGAGTACTATCTCACTCCAACTGACCCAGGTTCTAATCCCAATCAGCTGAGTGGCTTTGTTCTCTGCCGCATGAAGAATAAGTCAACTGACAATGAGTCTGATGATAAGAAGCAGCAGGATGTTTCAATCTGTGTTGAATCAGCTGATCCTGGTATTGCTGGCTGCATGGCCTCTAATTCTGAGCTTGATCAAGCTGCTGGAATTCATCTGATTCCGGAGGCAGAAGAACATCTGACATACAAAGAGCTAGAACATGTTCTCCTTGGAAGTGGCAATCAGAACGATGGTGAACCTAATGGCTTTGTTTCATCTGattttgatgatatgattCAAGAG CTATGTGCTAAGGGAGGAGAGTATCTGGATTCACCTTCTCCTCCTGAGCGGCCTCACCAACACCAGCTACCTCAGCTGGGAAATGTTCCTGTTACTGGTGATTACGTTGGCTCTAATTCTAATAACCAAGCTGCTGCTATCAATCATATGATTCCACACCCAGAAGATTTTCTGACCTACAAGGAGCTAGAACATGTTCTTGGCACTTGCAATCCTGATGCTGGTGAACCTGGTGGCTGTGTTTCATCTAATATGCTTCAAAAG TTATGTGCTCAGCTAGGAGAAGAGCTGGATTCACCCATTCCTCCTCCTGGGCCACCTGAGCTGGGAAATGCTACTTATGTCTATACTGATGAATGCAGTAGCTGGCCATCTCCAATTGGGGATAATGATTCTTCTCTTCCAAACAAGAATAGTATTCCGACCAACTATGAAAGTAAACCAGTTAGCTATGACAGTAAACCAGTTAGCAATACCGCCTCTAATTTCGAGAATCAAACTAGGATTTCAGAG GTTTATTCTCAAGCAGAAGAAAATCTGGAATCGTTCTTTCGTCAATTTGAGCTAGAGGGAGATTTTCTGCATGCCAATAACTATATTGGATGCAATGAGTCGCAATCTGCGACTCTTTTCCCACAAAGTTCTTGA